One window from the genome of Acidimicrobiia bacterium encodes:
- the coxB gene encoding cytochrome c oxidase subunit II, with protein sequence MRAGALVAAITLLAAGCNGNNNKQNSLHPDGPAAHKILNLFTPFFWIAVVIGIGVLVATIILPLRFRRREGNENPKQVHGNSTLEITWTIIPVLILAVMAIFTVPTIFQLAKTPKGPNVIHVDVMAHQWWWEYKYPKENIYTANELHIPINRPVVLSMTSDNVIHDFWVPELSGKKDVVPGQTNVEVIQAEKPGTYLGQCAEYCGLSHADMRLRVIAQTQADYDTWVQTQQAPPSAADLAEFKKLGTEYSCTTCHMFQGVSKAEVGPNLTHLADREIFAGGKYDLTFDNLWKWVLNAPSRKPNQCPRLPQPDPCKVGMPSMEKTFGMSAGQAQDIAHFLLTLH encoded by the coding sequence ATGCGCGCGGGTGCGCTCGTCGCCGCGATCACGTTGCTCGCGGCCGGGTGCAACGGCAACAACAACAAGCAGAACTCGCTGCACCCCGATGGTCCGGCCGCGCACAAGATCCTGAACCTCTTCACGCCGTTCTTCTGGATCGCGGTCGTCATCGGCATCGGCGTGCTCGTCGCGACGATCATCCTGCCGCTCAGGTTCCGTCGCCGCGAAGGCAACGAGAACCCGAAGCAGGTTCACGGCAACTCCACGCTCGAGATCACGTGGACGATCATCCCCGTGCTCATCCTCGCGGTGATGGCGATCTTCACCGTGCCGACGATCTTCCAGCTCGCGAAGACGCCGAAGGGCCCGAACGTCATCCACGTCGACGTGATGGCGCACCAATGGTGGTGGGAGTACAAGTACCCGAAGGAGAACATCTACACCGCGAACGAGCTGCACATCCCGATCAACCGACCGGTGGTGCTCTCGATGACGTCCGACAACGTGATCCACGACTTCTGGGTGCCCGAGCTCTCGGGCAAGAAGGACGTCGTGCCGGGCCAGACGAACGTCGAGGTGATCCAGGCCGAGAAGCCCGGCACCTACCTCGGGCAGTGCGCGGAGTACTGCGGCCTGAGTCACGCCGACATGCGCCTGCGCGTGATCGCGCAGACGCAGGCCGACTACGACACCTGGGTGCAGACGCAGCAGGCGCCGCCGAGCGCGGCCGACCTCGCCGAGTTCAAGAAGCTCGGCACCGAGTACAGCTGCACGACGTGCCACATGTTCCAGGGCGTGTCGAAGGCCGAGGTCGGCCCGAACCTCACGCACCTCGCGGACCGCGAGATCTTCGCCGGCGGCAAGTACGACCTGACCTTCGACAACTTGTGGAAGTGGGTGCTGAACGCGCCGAGCCGCAAGCCCAACCAGTGCCCGCGTCTGCCGCAGCCCGATCCGTGCAAGGTGGGGATGCCGTCGATGGAGAAGACGTTCGGCATGTCAGCCGGCCAGGCGCAGGACATCGCCCACTTCCTGCTGACGCTGCACTGA
- the ctaD gene encoding cytochrome c oxidase subunit I, with protein sequence MTTVEDALTHVETKPVNRMLQRPRSTTGAWSWFTTVDHKKIGILYGVTALAFFLIGGIEALLIRVQLWGPNGTVLTANQYNQVFTMHGTTMIFLMGMPLSIAFGNYLIPLMIGARDVAFPRINMFGYWVFLLGGLFLYSSFVLGGAPNGGWFGYAPLTSTPMSKGFLPGHGPDFWTIGLIMLGIGSVTSALNFIVTVINMRAPGMSMLRMPVFVWMMTVVAFLTLFAMPIVTAALMMVYLDRNFGTNFFNASMHGDPLLYQNLFWLFGHPEVYILILPGMAVVSEILPVFSRKPLFGYSVVVFSGIAIGFLGWGVWAHHMFATGIGPVAQSAFGVSTMIIAVPTGVKIFNWLGTVWGGAVRLATPMLYALGFIAMFTLGGLSGVMSAIVPADTQQTDSYFVVAHFHYVLFGGLVFALFGGFYYWWPKVFGKMLDERLGKTSFWIMLIGFNLTFFPMHIVGLEGMPRRTYTYGAGLGWDLLNKLETVGAFLIATSVLVFIVNIVHTKLRGEPCGEDPWDARTLEWATSSPPPEFNFAEIPIVTNRDEWWHRKYTEDEDGRLVRLPAGAATATAEPEAHHHIHMPSPSYWPLLFTIGLPILGYGFVFKNWWLVGLGAVWLMFGMTGWATEPSTEPGT encoded by the coding sequence ATGACGACCGTCGAAGACGCGCTGACCCACGTCGAGACCAAACCCGTCAACCGGATGTTGCAGCGCCCGCGCTCGACGACGGGCGCGTGGAGTTGGTTCACGACCGTCGACCACAAGAAGATCGGCATCCTCTACGGCGTCACCGCGCTCGCCTTCTTCCTCATCGGGGGCATCGAGGCGCTCCTGATCCGCGTGCAGCTCTGGGGCCCGAACGGCACCGTGCTCACCGCGAACCAGTACAACCAGGTCTTCACGATGCACGGCACCACCATGATCTTCCTCATGGGCATGCCGTTGTCGATCGCGTTCGGCAACTACCTGATCCCGCTCATGATCGGTGCGCGCGACGTCGCGTTCCCGCGCATCAACATGTTCGGGTACTGGGTCTTCCTGCTCGGCGGCCTGTTCCTCTACTCGAGCTTCGTGCTCGGCGGCGCGCCGAACGGCGGTTGGTTCGGCTACGCGCCGCTCACCAGCACGCCGATGTCGAAGGGCTTCTTACCCGGCCACGGTCCCGACTTCTGGACCATCGGCCTGATCATGCTCGGCATCGGGTCGGTGACGTCGGCGCTCAACTTCATCGTCACCGTGATCAACATGCGCGCGCCGGGCATGTCGATGCTGCGCATGCCGGTGTTCGTCTGGATGATGACGGTCGTCGCGTTCCTCACGCTGTTCGCGATGCCGATCGTCACCGCGGCGCTGATGATGGTGTACCTCGACCGAAATTTCGGCACGAACTTCTTCAACGCGTCGATGCACGGTGATCCGTTGCTGTACCAGAACCTGTTCTGGCTGTTCGGGCACCCCGAGGTCTACATCCTCATCCTGCCGGGCATGGCGGTCGTGTCCGAGATCCTGCCGGTGTTCTCGCGCAAGCCGTTGTTCGGCTACAGCGTCGTCGTGTTCTCCGGCATCGCGATCGGCTTCCTCGGCTGGGGCGTGTGGGCTCACCACATGTTCGCGACGGGCATCGGTCCGGTCGCGCAGTCGGCGTTCGGTGTGTCGACGATGATCATCGCCGTCCCGACCGGCGTGAAGATCTTCAACTGGTTGGGCACGGTGTGGGGCGGCGCGGTGCGGTTAGCGACACCGATGCTCTACGCGCTCGGGTTCATCGCGATGTTCACGCTCGGCGGGCTGTCGGGCGTCATGTCGGCGATCGTGCCGGCCGACACGCAGCAGACCGACTCGTACTTCGTGGTCGCGCACTTCCACTACGTGCTGTTCGGCGGCCTCGTGTTCGCGCTCTTCGGCGGCTTCTACTACTGGTGGCCGAAGGTCTTCGGGAAGATGCTCGACGAGCGCTTGGGCAAGACGAGCTTCTGGATCATGCTCATCGGCTTCAACCTCACGTTCTTCCCGATGCACATCGTCGGGCTCGAGGGCATGCCGCGCCGCACCTACACCTACGGCGCCGGTCTCGGCTGGGATCTGCTGAACAAGCTCGAGACCGTGGGCGCGTTCCTCATCGCCACCTCGGTCCTCGTCTTCATCGTGAACATCGTGCACACGAAGTTGCGCGGCGAGCCCTGTGGCGAGGATCCCTGGGACGCGCGCACGCTCGAGTGGGCGACGTCGTCGCCGCCGCCGGAGTTCAACTTCGCGGAGATCCCGATCGTCACGAACCGTGACGAGTGGTGGCACCGCAAGTACACCGAGGACGAGGACGGCCGGCTCGTGCGCCTGCCCGCCGGTGCCGCGACCGCGACCGCCGAGCCCGAGGCGCACCACCACATCCACATGCCGTCGCCGTCGTACTGGCCGCTGCTCTTCACGATCGGCCTGCCGATCCTCGGCTACGGCTTCGTGTTCAAGAACTGGTGGCTCGTCGGGCTCGGCGCGGTGTGGCTGATGTTCGGCATGACCGGCTGGGCGACCGAACCGTCGACGGAGCCGGGAACATGA
- a CDS encoding heme-copper oxidase subunit III, whose amino-acid sequence MTTTVATTDHGHPATPTHVAGGHPTNTGISNVKIAIWAFLGSECLFFGAFISTYLLYRGRDTIGPKPKQLFTIPFTSCTSFILLMSSLTMVLALAAIQRGDHRRFRIWILSTALFGLTFIGGQVYEFTSFYRQGLNLHVNLFGSTFFILTGLHGAHVTVGIFWLLSLYSRSMQGKLGTEESEAVEVAGLYWHFVDIVWIFIFTAIYLVPYH is encoded by the coding sequence ATGACGACGACGGTCGCGACGACCGATCACGGGCATCCCGCCACGCCGACGCACGTCGCGGGCGGCCACCCGACGAACACCGGGATCAGCAACGTCAAGATCGCGATCTGGGCGTTCCTCGGATCGGAGTGCCTGTTCTTCGGTGCGTTCATCTCGACGTACCTGCTGTACCGCGGGCGGGACACGATCGGTCCGAAACCGAAGCAGCTGTTCACGATCCCGTTCACCTCGTGCACGTCGTTCATCCTGCTGATGAGCTCGCTCACGATGGTGCTCGCGCTCGCCGCGATCCAGCGGGGCGACCACCGTCGCTTCCGCATCTGGATCCTGTCGACCGCGCTGTTCGGCCTCACCTTCATCGGTGGCCAGGTCTACGAGTTCACGAGCTTCTACCGGCAGGGCCTGAACCTGCACGTGAACCTCTTCGGCTCGACGTTCTTCATCCTCACCGGCCTGCACGGCGCGCACGTGACGGTCGGCATCTTCTGGCTGCTGTCGTTGTACAGCCGGTCGATGCAGGGAAAGCTCGGTACCGAGGAGTCCGAGGCCGTCGAGGTCGCGGGCCTGTACTGGCACTTCGTCGACATCGTGTGGATCTTCATCTTCACCGCGATCTATCTGGTTCCCTACCACTAG
- a CDS encoding cytochrome C oxidase subunit IV family protein, whose translation MSDQVTVDPQATGLVPLGGGAAIATEGGGVVATQPHGKPHPTPQQYVLVAVILVVVTGFEIATSYLEGDVNSNLIIAALGIMAALKFFLVVAWFMHLRTDSKVLRRFFLIGLGAAPVLYLVVLLMLHFARY comes from the coding sequence ATGAGCGACCAGGTCACCGTCGATCCCCAGGCCACCGGGCTCGTCCCGCTCGGCGGGGGCGCCGCGATCGCGACCGAGGGCGGCGGTGTCGTCGCGACCCAGCCGCACGGCAAGCCGCACCCGACGCCGCAGCAGTACGTGCTGGTGGCGGTCATCCTCGTCGTGGTCACCGGGTTCGAGATCGCGACGTCGTACCTCGAGGGCGACGTCAACTCGAACCTGATCATCGCCGCGCTCGGGATCATGGCGGCGCTCAAGTTCTTCTTGGTCGTCGCGTGGTTCATGCACCTGCGGACCGACAGCAAGGTGCTGCGGCGCTTCTTCCTCATCGGTCTCGGCGCCGCGCCGGTGCTGTACCTCGTCGTGCTGCTCATGCTCCACTTCGCCAGGTACTGA
- a CDS encoding cytochrome c oxidase assembly protein has translation MPRASFPAWQPHPDVWLVVGLLVAAYAVAVARVGPKHVRAGEAVVTRFQIACFGAGALAILIASDYPIHDLAEHYLFSIHMVQHLTYSLVAAPLLLLGTPAWMARALLSPPGFYRAMRWVARFFPATILFNAVVVFIHVPAVVDVALRYGIVHFGVHTLVLLSSIIVWTPILSPLPEVPRLYPPMGMLFLFLQGVIPTVPASFLTFGSRPLYHVYATFPRLWGVSALTDMQVSGLIMKIGAGLLIWGVITIVFFRWIKREEIDSGPLSTSRELDRELVRLGMTQP, from the coding sequence ATGCCGCGCGCCTCGTTCCCCGCGTGGCAACCGCACCCCGACGTCTGGCTCGTCGTCGGCCTCCTGGTCGCGGCGTACGCGGTCGCAGTGGCGCGGGTGGGCCCGAAGCACGTGCGCGCGGGCGAAGCGGTGGTGACGCGCTTCCAGATCGCGTGCTTCGGTGCGGGCGCGCTCGCGATCCTGATCGCGTCCGACTACCCGATCCACGACCTCGCCGAGCACTACCTCTTCAGCATCCACATGGTGCAGCACCTCACGTACTCGTTGGTCGCCGCACCGCTGCTGCTGCTCGGGACGCCCGCGTGGATGGCGCGCGCGCTGCTCTCGCCGCCCGGCTTCTATCGCGCCATGCGCTGGGTCGCCCGCTTCTTCCCCGCGACGATCCTCTTCAACGCGGTCGTCGTCTTCATCCACGTCCCTGCGGTCGTCGACGTCGCGCTGCGTTACGGGATCGTGCACTTCGGTGTGCACACACTCGTGCTGCTCTCGTCGATCATCGTGTGGACGCCGATCCTGAGCCCGCTGCCCGAGGTGCCGCGCCTCTATCCGCCGATGGGGATGCTCTTCTTGTTCCTCCAAGGCGTGATCCCGACCGTCCCGGCCTCGTTCCTCACGTTCGGCTCGAGGCCGCTGTACCACGTGTACGCGACGTTCCCGCGGCTGTGGGGCGTCAGCGCGCTCACCGACATGCAGGTCTCGGGGCTGATCATGAAGATCGGCGCCGGCCTCCTCATCTGGGGCGTGATCACTATCGTCTTCTTCCGCTGGATCAAGCGCGAGGAGATCGATTCCGGCCCGCTGTCCACGTCACGCGAGCTCGACCGTGAGCTCGTCCGTCTAGGGATGACGCAACCATGA
- a CDS encoding plastocyanin/azurin family copper-binding protein translates to MSDDETPTPDAADAAEASTAAPEATGDAAKAVVDAPAGTVASADAPVLVAPADAAYPTGPVDRPTFRSKFLAPLIVPVGVAAAIVFYVLNVSRIFLANDETLALVFASVITVLILGGGTALAAAPKVRGSSLTLVVAGSLLVLLLGGLISIGAASPNVASGPTQCTPVKSKITTVAGENNTLSFTPNKLTAKAGCVQLSVKFDGTHTLQFDSGAAASAFPTLDQNQDSWAGTLPAGTYAFHCTIPGHASAGMVGTLTVTS, encoded by the coding sequence ATGAGCGACGACGAGACCCCGACGCCCGACGCAGCGGATGCCGCCGAAGCATCCACTGCCGCGCCCGAGGCCACCGGCGATGCGGCGAAAGCCGTCGTCGACGCGCCCGCCGGGACGGTCGCGAGCGCGGACGCACCCGTGCTGGTGGCACCGGCCGACGCCGCGTACCCGACCGGTCCCGTCGACCGGCCGACGTTCCGGTCGAAGTTCCTCGCGCCGTTGATCGTGCCGGTCGGGGTCGCCGCCGCGATCGTGTTCTACGTTTTGAACGTCTCGCGCATCTTCCTCGCGAACGACGAGACGCTCGCGTTGGTGTTCGCGTCGGTCATCACCGTGCTGATCCTCGGCGGCGGCACCGCGCTCGCGGCCGCGCCGAAGGTGCGGGGCTCGTCGCTCACGTTGGTGGTCGCCGGCTCGCTGCTCGTGCTGCTGCTCGGCGGTCTGATCTCGATCGGTGCGGCGTCGCCGAACGTGGCGAGCGGGCCGACCCAGTGCACGCCGGTGAAGTCGAAGATCACGACGGTCGCGGGCGAGAACAACACGCTCTCGTTCACCCCGAACAAGCTGACCGCGAAGGCGGGCTGCGTGCAGCTCTCGGTGAAGTTCGACGGGACCCACACGTTGCAGTTCGACTCGGGTGCGGCCGCGTCCGCGTTCCCGACGCTCGATCAGAACCAGGATTCGTGGGCGGGAACACTCCCCGCGGGCACGTACGCGTTCCACTGCACGATCCCGGGCCACGCCAGCGCGGGCATGGTCGGGACGCTCACCGTCACGTCGTAG
- a CDS encoding diacylglycerol kinase family protein yields MPWTVVLNPAAGRMRRRDLAPALRALVRQADVDAEVVVSSSRDDAELLARKAAADGRDLVAAGGDGTVGLLAGVAAETDRRLAIVPVGAGNDFAVTLGYDRTRPLDAIGVLADGRDLTVDLGMVNGHWYTCVTCSGFDAEANRWANTVERLSGTPLYVAAVFRTLADYSPRDFRITVDDDVYELRAWMVAVGNSRAYAGGMRIVPDARMDDGLLDVCVIGDISRAQLVRHFPKVFGGTHLSVPGISSYRGARVCVETPGRDDMEVWADGERVGPLPATMEPKPGALRVRVPAS; encoded by the coding sequence ATGCCGTGGACCGTCGTCCTGAACCCGGCCGCCGGACGGATGCGTCGTCGTGATCTCGCACCGGCGCTGCGCGCGCTCGTCCGCCAGGCCGACGTCGATGCCGAAGTCGTCGTCTCGTCGTCGCGCGACGACGCGGAGCTCCTCGCGCGCAAGGCCGCGGCCGACGGGCGCGACCTCGTCGCCGCGGGTGGCGACGGCACCGTCGGCTTGCTCGCCGGCGTCGCCGCCGAGACCGATCGCCGGCTCGCGATCGTCCCTGTCGGCGCGGGCAACGACTTCGCGGTGACGCTCGGCTACGACCGCACGCGTCCGCTCGACGCGATCGGCGTGCTCGCCGACGGCCGCGACCTCACCGTCGACCTGGGCATGGTGAACGGCCACTGGTACACGTGCGTCACCTGCTCCGGCTTCGACGCCGAGGCGAACCGTTGGGCGAACACCGTCGAGCGGCTCTCGGGCACACCGCTCTACGTCGCCGCGGTGTTCCGAACCCTCGCCGACTACTCGCCGCGCGACTTCCGCATCACCGTCGACGACGACGTGTACGAGCTGCGCGCGTGGATGGTCGCGGTCGGCAACAGCCGCGCCTACGCGGGCGGCATGCGGATCGTGCCCGACGCGCGCATGGACGACGGGCTGCTCGACGTCTGCGTCATCGGCGACATCAGCCGCGCGCAGCTCGTCCGCCACTTCCCCAAGGTGTTCGGCGGCACGCACCTCTCGGTGCCCGGCATCTCGTCGTACCGCGGCGCGCGCGTGTGCGTCGAGACCCCCGGTCGCGACGACATGGAGGTGTGGGCCGACGGCGAACGCGTCGGACCGCTGCCCGCGACGATGGAGCCGAAGCCCGGCGCGCTGCGCGTGCGGGTGCCCGCGTCGTAG
- the uppS gene encoding polyprenyl diphosphate synthase: MPDLDPNRIPRHVAVVMDGNGRWAQKRGLKRTEGHAAGEEALFDTVEGALEIGVRWLTVYAFSTENWRRPLDEVRYLMGFNERLLMQRRDELHGKGVRVRFIGRRGGRVPRRVRQRIEETEALTQGNRRLTLTFAFNYGGRAELVDAIGAIASEVAAGRLDPGRIDDKVVRRHLYAPDMPDPDVLVRTSGEYRISNYLLWELAYSELVFTDVLWPDFRREDLFEAVAEFQRRERRFGAV, encoded by the coding sequence GTGCCCGATCTCGATCCGAACCGGATCCCCCGACACGTCGCGGTGGTCATGGACGGGAACGGCCGGTGGGCGCAGAAGCGGGGATTGAAGCGGACCGAGGGGCACGCGGCGGGTGAAGAGGCGTTGTTCGACACGGTCGAGGGCGCGCTCGAGATCGGCGTGCGCTGGCTCACGGTGTACGCCTTCTCGACCGAGAACTGGCGGCGTCCGCTCGACGAAGTCCGCTACCTCATGGGCTTCAACGAGCGGCTGCTCATGCAGCGGCGCGACGAGCTGCACGGCAAGGGTGTGCGCGTGCGCTTCATCGGACGGCGCGGTGGGCGCGTGCCGCGGCGCGTGCGCCAGCGCATCGAGGAGACCGAGGCGCTCACGCAGGGCAACCGCCGGCTCACGCTGACGTTCGCGTTCAACTACGGCGGCCGCGCCGAGCTCGTCGACGCGATCGGCGCGATCGCGTCGGAGGTTGCGGCCGGGCGACTCGACCCGGGTCGCATCGACGACAAGGTCGTACGCCGCCACCTCTACGCGCCCGACATGCCCGACCCCGACGTGCTCGTGCGCACGTCGGGGGAGTACCGCATCTCGAACTATCTGCTGTGGGAGCTCGCGTACTCCGAGCTCGTGTTCACCGACGTGCTCTGGCCCGACTTCCGGCGTGAGGATCTGTTCGAGGCCGTCGCCGAGTTCCAGCGCCGCGAGCGCCGCTTCGGCGCGGTCTGA